A genomic stretch from uncultured Pseudodesulfovibrio sp. includes:
- the ispE gene encoding 4-(cytidine 5'-diphospho)-2-C-methyl-D-erythritol kinase, which yields MNPANLIAPAKINLHLEILGLREDGYHELRTLFFPVDAPCDLIKIEPGHDEHFYIRCPEKPELESTSNLMYVAWKRFGEATGFQPGIFVTLTKRIPMGGGLGGGSSNAATMLMWLNAEAGDKALSQEDMLTLAASLGADVPFFLMDGPAWAGGIGEQLEPTTVDLSGMTLVLACPDITVPTPWAFSAWDEKNGFPKAPQSLTTRESDTKTPSPVSPREMINDFEDVVFEKHPRLQEIKELLLSSGAETAAMSGSGASLFGLFRNRNTATTAAKALEKNGIEIFTMDCR from the coding sequence TTGAATCCAGCAAATCTCATCGCCCCTGCCAAAATCAACCTCCACCTGGAAATCCTGGGATTGCGTGAAGACGGGTACCACGAACTGCGCACGCTGTTCTTTCCAGTGGATGCTCCATGCGATCTTATCAAGATCGAACCGGGGCATGACGAACATTTTTACATCCGCTGCCCGGAAAAACCGGAACTGGAATCAACCTCCAACCTCATGTATGTAGCGTGGAAACGTTTTGGCGAAGCCACAGGTTTCCAACCTGGTATTTTCGTCACCCTGACAAAACGCATCCCTATGGGCGGCGGACTAGGCGGTGGCAGCTCCAATGCGGCAACAATGCTCATGTGGCTCAATGCGGAAGCGGGAGACAAAGCTTTGTCGCAAGAGGATATGCTCACACTGGCGGCATCGCTGGGGGCTGATGTTCCGTTCTTTTTGATGGATGGACCGGCCTGGGCAGGAGGTATTGGTGAGCAACTTGAACCCACCACTGTGGACCTGTCTGGAATGACTCTGGTCCTTGCCTGCCCGGACATCACAGTTCCCACTCCATGGGCTTTCTCGGCATGGGATGAAAAAAACGGTTTCCCAAAGGCACCCCAATCCTTGACAACCCGAGAATCTGATACTAAGACTCCATCTCCCGTTTCGCCCCGGGAAATGATTAACGACTTTGAGGATGTCGTCTTCGAAAAACATCCAAGACTTCAGGAAATCAAGGAATTGTTACTCTCTTCAGGGGCAGAGACAGCCGCGATGAGCGGATCGGGAGCCTCCCTGTTCGGCCTTTTTCGAAACAGGAACACAGCGACAACCGCTGCCAAGGCTCTTGAAAAAAACGGGATTGAAATTTTCACGATGGACTGTCGATAG
- the pth gene encoding aminoacyl-tRNA hydrolase has translation MDYKSAIIGLGNPGPQYEDTRHNIGFMLVDHLLRLGGERKSMRLEQIDESGDYELWHAKFAGAYRVLAKPMTYMNLSGKAVSKICGRHGLTPEDVLVVHDELDLPVGRMKFKKGGGNNGHNGLESIQERLGTPGFFRLRLGVGRPLDQYKPISDWVLEPFEKNNAEHLPEIINHAVKGIDIFYRRGMGFATQHINSFSLEEE, from the coding sequence ATGGATTACAAAAGCGCAATCATCGGTTTGGGCAACCCTGGCCCCCAGTACGAAGATACCCGACATAACATCGGATTCATGCTCGTAGACCATCTGTTGCGTCTGGGGGGCGAACGTAAATCCATGCGACTTGAACAGATCGACGAGTCAGGAGACTATGAGCTGTGGCACGCCAAATTTGCCGGAGCCTACAGAGTGCTCGCCAAGCCGATGACCTACATGAATTTGAGCGGCAAAGCTGTTTCCAAGATCTGTGGACGCCACGGTCTTACCCCCGAAGATGTTCTTGTGGTTCACGATGAGCTTGATCTTCCTGTCGGACGGATGAAGTTCAAGAAAGGTGGCGGGAACAACGGTCACAACGGGTTGGAATCAATTCAGGAGAGGCTCGGTACGCCCGGATTCTTTCGTCTCCGACTCGGTGTAGGCCGTCCGCTGGATCAGTACAAACCGATCAGCGACTGGGTTCTTGAGCCGTTCGAAAAAAATAATGCCGAACACCTTCCAGAAATTATCAACCATGCAGTCAAGGGGATAGATATATTCTACCGGCGCGGCATGGGGTTTGCGACCCAGCACATAAACTCATTTTCCCTGGAAGAAGAGTAA
- a CDS encoding PAS domain S-box protein, which produces MKNDHEKSKAELIAELKELRSIAAGTDEGKYRNIVEGLPQFIFELDHAGNLLYANEYALANYGYSKEDISSGLKLSDIIHPDSYSQAQKSVASIIGGDALQGEEYTALRKDGSTFPIKVYSQKITEESHSPGIRGIVVDLSDIKRVEKALLKSENYYRILFENTGTATTILDSSGTILSCNSQYEKLSGCSAQEVEGKMSWSDFVPPEELKRMTTYHTNRALKGHSAPDNYEFTFLTRNGTRKRVHVFVGVISDTDDRVCSLIDVTEREEALHALRKSEERYELVAKGANDGLWDWDLTTNEVYYSPRYKEILGYTDDDFPNHVSSWQDSVHPEDIHHCIATNNLCVQGELDQFQVEFRMFHKDGSTRWILGRGGNAKDENGIPYRLSGTHTDITQRKHAEQALRESEERYRTIFENATDGIYQCTIGGQFLTVNDAMTRYLGYDSPIDMIDSITDIRQQMWVNPHDRDIFLLELAQKGTLQNYERQIKRKDGSRIWVSENVRAIYDDNGTIEYYEGFLQDITTRKFNESTTKALYAISAAITITRDLSELYGAIHAIIDGVIPARNFFIAQVNMAADMMRFVYFRDENDDYFDISDISNPEKNSLSINVYRTGSPFRFSSARQEDITKINKIGIIGTPPEAWLGVPLKSGGEVVGVMVVQDYSNPHQYSETDVTFMTAVSEQVAMAIERKANEESLTRLNEKLESKVDQRTTELKAQTAELEDANKRLRKLDEVKSALVSSISHELRTPLTSIRGFAKLCARDFTRFFQPLAENMELNAKGERIRNNLGIIETEGERLTRLINDFLDINRIESGKAAWHDTFLDPCQVITKATTAAFGSFAAKSGVELKTVLPPFSQKIHADPDKIHQVLINLLNNAYKFTRQGTVTVSLRDTGNSIVISISDTGPGIPPEEHPHLFEKFHKSPLGDTLHIADRGTGLGLAICKEIVEHYSGSIWVESTLNEGSTFSFSLPLSSSIEAECSE; this is translated from the coding sequence ATGAAAAATGATCACGAGAAGTCGAAAGCGGAACTCATAGCGGAGTTGAAAGAACTCCGATCTATTGCGGCGGGCACCGATGAAGGCAAATACCGCAATATAGTAGAAGGGTTGCCGCAATTCATCTTTGAACTGGATCATGCCGGGAACCTGCTGTACGCCAACGAGTATGCTCTTGCCAATTATGGCTATTCAAAAGAGGACATCTCTAGCGGACTCAAGTTATCGGACATCATCCACCCAGACTCATACAGTCAGGCTCAAAAAAGCGTCGCTTCCATAATCGGAGGCGACGCTCTTCAGGGTGAAGAATACACAGCGCTTCGCAAGGATGGGTCCACCTTCCCCATCAAAGTCTATTCCCAGAAAATAACGGAAGAAAGCCACTCACCAGGAATACGAGGGATTGTCGTCGATCTCTCCGACATAAAAAGAGTGGAAAAAGCTCTTCTCAAAAGCGAAAATTACTACCGCATCCTCTTTGAAAACACCGGGACTGCCACAACCATCCTCGACTCCAGCGGCACCATCCTCAGTTGCAATTCCCAATATGAAAAGCTTTCAGGCTGCTCGGCTCAAGAAGTGGAAGGGAAAATGAGCTGGTCCGATTTCGTCCCCCCGGAAGAACTGAAACGGATGACAACCTATCACACCAACCGTGCTCTCAAGGGCCATTCAGCCCCCGACAATTATGAATTTACCTTCCTTACCCGGAACGGAACCCGAAAACGGGTGCATGTATTTGTAGGCGTTATTTCTGACACCGATGATAGGGTGTGTTCCCTCATAGACGTGACGGAAAGAGAAGAAGCCCTTCATGCCTTACGCAAAAGTGAAGAACGATATGAACTCGTTGCCAAGGGTGCCAATGACGGCCTCTGGGATTGGGATTTGACAACTAATGAAGTGTATTATTCACCTCGGTACAAGGAAATCCTCGGATACACTGATGACGATTTCCCCAACCATGTCAGCTCCTGGCAAGACAGTGTGCACCCCGAAGATATCCATCACTGCATAGCGACCAACAATCTCTGTGTACAGGGCGAACTAGATCAGTTCCAAGTAGAATTTCGCATGTTTCACAAGGATGGCTCCACCCGCTGGATACTTGGCCGTGGAGGCAACGCGAAAGACGAAAACGGCATTCCATACCGTCTGTCAGGCACACACACCGACATAACCCAGCGCAAACACGCGGAACAGGCCTTGCGCGAAAGTGAAGAACGCTACAGGACCATTTTTGAAAACGCCACAGACGGCATCTACCAATGTACGATTGGCGGGCAATTCCTGACCGTCAACGACGCCATGACTCGTTATCTGGGCTACGACAGCCCAATAGACATGATCGATTCCATCACTGATATCCGTCAACAAATGTGGGTCAACCCGCATGACAGAGACATCTTCCTGTTGGAATTAGCCCAAAAGGGCACGCTGCAAAACTATGAGCGACAAATCAAACGCAAGGATGGTTCCAGAATATGGGTATCCGAGAATGTGCGTGCGATATACGACGACAACGGCACTATCGAATATTATGAAGGTTTCCTTCAGGATATAACCACTCGGAAATTCAACGAAAGCACGACCAAGGCTCTGTACGCTATCTCAGCAGCCATCACGATTACTCGTGATCTTTCCGAACTTTATGGGGCTATCCACGCCATCATTGACGGAGTCATCCCGGCACGAAATTTCTTCATCGCACAGGTTAATATGGCAGCCGACATGATGCGATTCGTTTATTTTCGGGATGAGAACGATGATTACTTCGATATTAGCGACATCAGTAACCCCGAAAAGAATAGCTTATCCATCAATGTCTATCGAACCGGAAGCCCTTTCCGCTTCTCCTCGGCACGCCAAGAAGATATCACTAAGATCAATAAAATCGGCATTATCGGCACTCCACCAGAGGCATGGCTTGGCGTTCCGCTCAAATCGGGCGGCGAGGTGGTTGGAGTCATGGTTGTACAGGATTATTCGAACCCCCATCAATATTCGGAAACGGATGTAACCTTCATGACAGCCGTTTCCGAACAGGTCGCAATGGCCATCGAACGCAAGGCCAATGAAGAATCCCTTACCCGTCTCAACGAAAAACTTGAGTCGAAAGTCGATCAGCGAACCACCGAACTCAAAGCCCAAACCGCAGAACTCGAAGATGCCAACAAACGACTTCGGAAACTCGATGAAGTCAAATCAGCTCTGGTTTCCTCGATATCACATGAATTGCGCACGCCGCTGACATCCATTCGCGGCTTTGCCAAACTCTGTGCACGAGATTTTACCCGTTTTTTCCAGCCACTGGCGGAGAACATGGAACTCAATGCGAAAGGCGAACGCATCCGGAACAACCTCGGAATAATTGAGACTGAAGGAGAACGACTCACTCGACTTATCAATGATTTTCTGGATATCAATCGGATTGAATCCGGCAAAGCAGCATGGCACGACACCTTTCTTGACCCGTGCCAAGTCATCACTAAAGCCACCACTGCGGCCTTCGGCAGCTTTGCCGCTAAATCCGGAGTCGAACTCAAGACGGTACTGCCGCCTTTTTCCCAAAAAATCCATGCAGACCCAGACAAGATCCATCAAGTACTGATTAATCTACTGAATAATGCCTATAAATTTACCAGACAAGGCACCGTCACTGTTTCCCTGCGTGACACAGGCAACAGTATCGTCATCTCCATCAGCGATACCGGACCAGGTATCCCGCCTGAAGAACACCCCCACCTTTTTGAGAAATTCCACAAATCCCCTCTCGGAGACACTCTTCACATCGCGGATCGGGGAACAGGGCTGGGACTTGCAATATGCAAAGAGATAGTGGAGCACTACAGCGGATCAATATGGGTAGAATCAACCCTCAATGAAGGAAGCACCTTCTCCTTTTCACTCCCGCTGAGTTCAAGCATAGAGGCAGAATGCTCGGAATAG
- a CDS encoding Do family serine endopeptidase, giving the protein MIRKFKTLALAFAFIMVVPLTAQANGLPVFTELAAKAGKAVVFISTEKTAEAGHGQQFRQQVPEGHPFREFFERFDQFFGQQQGQPRKQMGQGSGFVITSDGLIVTNNHVIEGADKITVRFQDNKKIYEAEVVGADRETDLAVIKIKADTALATLPLGNSEAIQVGEWVLAIGNPFGLDNTVTAGIISAKHRIIGAGPFDNFLQTDASINPGNSGGPLLNMRGEVIGINTAINAAADNIGFAIPSTQAEKIIRQLQQGKTVQRGWLGVTIQRVGETQAKALGLSEPVGALVASVGKDAPADKGGIKQGDVILDVNGHKVEDNNDLLKQIAGLAPGDKARLGLWRNGKKVTKTVTLGQRSEKTLAAMSPNDKGPAKTSAVLGMQLKTVTDQEAQALGLEKTQGLLVVNVDRNTPAGEEGIRQGDVIVQANQKDVNTVAELESVIKRDKERGAVMLLIKRQGQNSFVALPLDK; this is encoded by the coding sequence ATGATTCGAAAATTCAAAACACTCGCTCTCGCCTTTGCCTTTATCATGGTTGTGCCACTGACTGCACAGGCCAACGGTTTACCCGTATTTACGGAATTGGCCGCCAAGGCAGGCAAAGCTGTTGTCTTCATTTCAACAGAAAAAACTGCCGAGGCCGGTCACGGGCAGCAATTTCGTCAACAGGTGCCGGAAGGACACCCGTTCCGTGAATTCTTTGAACGGTTCGACCAATTCTTCGGCCAACAGCAGGGACAACCGCGCAAACAGATGGGGCAGGGGTCCGGTTTCGTCATCACCAGCGATGGTTTGATTGTGACTAACAACCATGTCATCGAAGGTGCTGATAAAATTACTGTTCGCTTTCAGGACAACAAAAAAATATATGAAGCCGAAGTGGTCGGCGCAGACCGCGAAACCGATCTGGCTGTCATCAAGATCAAAGCAGATACTGCCTTGGCCACCCTTCCTCTAGGCAACTCCGAAGCCATTCAGGTCGGCGAATGGGTTTTGGCAATCGGCAACCCCTTCGGCCTGGACAACACGGTCACAGCTGGCATTATCTCGGCCAAACACCGCATCATCGGTGCTGGTCCGTTTGATAATTTCCTGCAAACCGATGCCTCCATCAACCCCGGCAACTCCGGTGGTCCGTTGCTTAACATGCGCGGCGAAGTCATCGGCATCAACACAGCAATCAACGCTGCCGCCGACAATATCGGCTTCGCGATTCCCAGCACTCAAGCTGAAAAAATCATCCGTCAACTCCAACAGGGCAAAACCGTCCAGCGCGGCTGGCTTGGCGTGACCATCCAGCGTGTAGGTGAAACCCAGGCCAAGGCTCTCGGCCTGTCGGAACCTGTTGGCGCACTGGTCGCCTCCGTCGGCAAAGACGCTCCGGCTGACAAGGGCGGGATCAAACAGGGCGATGTCATCCTTGATGTCAACGGCCATAAAGTCGAAGACAATAACGATCTGCTGAAGCAGATTGCAGGACTGGCTCCGGGCGACAAGGCCCGTCTCGGCTTATGGCGTAACGGTAAGAAGGTAACCAAAACCGTAACGCTCGGGCAGCGCAGTGAAAAGACTCTGGCCGCCATGAGTCCCAATGACAAAGGACCGGCCAAGACCTCTGCAGTACTCGGAATGCAGTTGAAGACAGTCACCGATCAAGAAGCACAAGCTCTTGGTCTGGAAAAGACTCAGGGCCTGCTTGTTGTCAACGTTGACCGCAACACACCAGCCGGAGAGGAAGGCATCCGCCAGGGCGACGTCATCGTTCAGGCCAACCAGAAAGATGTGAACACCGTGGCTGAGCTGGAAAGCGTCATCAAACGCGATAAGGAACGTGGAGCGGTCATGCTCCTCATAAAACGGCAGGGCCAGAACAGTTTCGTGGCACTTCCACTCGATAAGTAA
- a CDS encoding CarD family transcriptional regulator: protein MFKVNELVVYPSQGVGRVERVESQEIGGVKADFYIVRILSNNVTLMVPVANAENVGLRSVCSKRLGQEIFESLNDRTGFTGYTGQNWNRRYREYSEKLKSGDLADVAYVLKELFLIGRDKELSFGERRLLEQAMGLVSMELAYSLGREQDTIKEDINEMFADVIAAQEKDD from the coding sequence GTGTTCAAGGTTAATGAATTGGTTGTGTACCCATCCCAGGGAGTTGGCCGCGTCGAGCGAGTAGAGTCCCAGGAGATCGGCGGCGTTAAGGCCGATTTTTACATAGTCCGCATCTTGAGCAACAACGTGACCCTCATGGTTCCCGTCGCTAATGCTGAAAATGTTGGACTCAGATCCGTATGCAGCAAGCGTCTGGGGCAAGAAATTTTCGAATCCCTCAATGACCGGACCGGGTTTACCGGATACACCGGACAGAACTGGAATCGTCGCTACCGCGAATACTCTGAAAAGCTAAAGAGTGGTGATCTGGCCGATGTCGCCTATGTTCTCAAGGAACTCTTTCTGATCGGACGAGACAAAGAACTTTCCTTTGGAGAAAGGCGTCTTTTGGAACAAGCCATGGGGCTGGTCTCAATGGAACTGGCCTATTCTTTGGGTCGGGAGCAGGACACCATCAAGGAAGACATCAATGAAATGTTTGCCGATGTCATCGCAGCACAGGAGAAAGACGATTAA
- a CDS encoding 50S ribosomal protein L25 — protein MAELLKLNVQERTKLGKGPNRRLRTEGMVPGIYYDAKGANIPVKVPMIPLQKAYAALGSAQVFDMVLEKDGKIETIPALLWRVRNEPVMGVPEHVDFFGVNLEQEIKISVHFEIVGKSKGVKLGGTMELYRDSIDVICKPLDIPTSIVIDITEMEVMDSIHIEDVVFPEGVTPVFDENYAVLAILAARDEEDESDEDEEPIVTKVTKQADTE, from the coding sequence ATGGCTGAACTGCTGAAACTCAATGTTCAGGAACGTACAAAATTGGGCAAGGGCCCTAACCGCCGTCTTCGTACCGAGGGCATGGTCCCCGGCATCTATTACGATGCCAAGGGCGCTAACATCCCCGTCAAGGTACCTATGATCCCCTTGCAGAAAGCATACGCCGCTCTGGGTAGCGCGCAGGTTTTCGACATGGTTCTGGAGAAAGACGGCAAGATCGAAACCATCCCTGCTCTGCTGTGGCGCGTCCGCAACGAGCCGGTCATGGGTGTTCCCGAACACGTTGACTTCTTCGGCGTGAACCTGGAGCAGGAAATCAAGATTTCCGTTCACTTCGAAATCGTTGGCAAGTCCAAGGGCGTCAAGCTCGGCGGCACCATGGAACTCTACCGTGATTCCATTGATGTCATTTGTAAGCCGCTTGACATCCCGACCTCCATCGTCATCGACATCACCGAGATGGAAGTCATGGACTCCATCCACATCGAAGACGTGGTCTTCCCTGAAGGCGTCACCCCGGTATTTGATGAGAACTACGCTGTTCTCGCAATTCTGGCTGCTCGCGATGAAGAAGACGAGTCCGATGAAGATGAAGAGCCTATTGTTACCAAGGTAACCAAGCAGGCTGACACCGAATAA
- a CDS encoding PAS domain S-box protein — MNLTVVLASMLFQFVAGFLALRLIVDTGRSWAWILLATGIFIMAFRRVHALVEMYSTDVVSSLSYECLGLVISILLFLGVLMVAPMIRDMRNATDRLARSEERYRTVAEFTHDWEYWLSPNDTYLYVSPACERLTGYGPDEFFLDPELFNRLIHPDDREAVLGQVSSVEKMHQCMRFDCRIVARDGRIHWVAYNSLPVYSSDGLYLGVRASVREIDHRKRLEAELRESRALYQRLIEDSRSMILRLDASGLVTFVNNQVLSCLECLEPDLLGSRVQDVLFRGVETPDPEWVRHVDRFLTSGSRLELESEVKRPCGSSSWCQWEGSVLRDIGGEVSGFVLVGIDVSNRKALDKLKENVTRVIRHDLKSPLSGIIGIPRMLRAADNITPKQAELLKAVEDAGSIMLELLNQSISLYKLETGTYAFSFEEFDLVELLDTVVNSIQVNQDSVSRIMMTVDGVPVEKGVTFLIRAEQPLVFSLFSNLLRNAFEAGNNEPISVGLQHDDGYVARIHNAGVVPESIRNTFFDKYVTAGKPGGTGLGTFSAMLIARSHGGDIEMQSSEESGTTITVRLPLREECVTL, encoded by the coding sequence ATGAACCTTACTGTAGTACTCGCGTCCATGCTGTTTCAATTTGTAGCCGGTTTTCTGGCTTTGCGCCTGATTGTTGATACCGGTCGTAGCTGGGCCTGGATTCTTTTGGCTACTGGTATCTTCATTATGGCATTTCGCCGTGTCCATGCTTTGGTTGAGATGTATTCAACCGACGTTGTATCCTCTCTGTCCTATGAATGTCTCGGACTTGTTATTTCAATTCTTCTTTTTTTGGGTGTCCTTATGGTCGCTCCAATGATTCGGGATATGCGTAATGCGACAGACCGATTGGCGCGGAGTGAAGAACGATACAGGACAGTTGCCGAGTTTACCCATGACTGGGAATACTGGCTCTCACCCAACGATACCTATCTGTATGTTTCTCCGGCCTGTGAAAGACTCACAGGATATGGACCTGATGAATTCTTTCTTGATCCGGAACTGTTTAATCGATTGATCCACCCTGATGACAGGGAGGCGGTGTTGGGTCAGGTGTCATCGGTTGAAAAAATGCATCAGTGCATGCGTTTTGACTGCCGGATAGTTGCAAGGGACGGGCGGATCCATTGGGTCGCGTACAATAGCCTTCCCGTGTATTCATCCGATGGATTATATCTGGGTGTCCGTGCGTCAGTCAGAGAAATCGACCATCGCAAGAGGTTGGAAGCTGAACTGCGTGAGAGTCGGGCCTTGTATCAACGGTTGATCGAAGATTCCCGATCCATGATTCTTCGGCTTGACGCTTCGGGTCTGGTGACATTCGTGAACAATCAGGTTCTCAGTTGTCTGGAGTGTCTTGAGCCAGACCTTCTTGGCAGCCGGGTGCAGGATGTCCTTTTCCGAGGCGTTGAGACCCCTGATCCTGAATGGGTTCGTCATGTGGACAGGTTCCTGACTTCTGGAAGTCGACTTGAACTGGAATCAGAGGTGAAAAGGCCGTGTGGAAGTTCGAGTTGGTGTCAGTGGGAGGGCAGTGTCCTTCGGGATATCGGAGGCGAAGTCAGTGGATTTGTCCTCGTTGGGATAGACGTTTCCAACCGAAAGGCTCTGGATAAGCTGAAGGAAAACGTGACTCGTGTAATTCGGCATGACCTCAAGTCGCCGCTTTCCGGAATCATCGGCATACCACGAATGCTCAGGGCGGCTGACAATATCACACCGAAACAGGCTGAGCTGCTCAAAGCTGTTGAGGATGCAGGCAGCATCATGCTCGAACTGCTCAATCAATCCATCAGTTTATATAAGCTGGAAACAGGGACCTATGCATTTAGTTTCGAGGAATTTGACCTTGTCGAACTCCTTGATACCGTCGTGAACTCCATTCAGGTCAATCAGGACAGCGTTTCCCGTATCATGATGACGGTGGATGGTGTGCCCGTGGAAAAAGGCGTGACGTTTTTGATTCGCGCCGAACAGCCGCTTGTCTTTTCGCTTTTCAGCAATCTTTTGCGAAACGCTTTTGAAGCAGGGAATAATGAGCCGATCAGCGTAGGGTTGCAGCATGATGATGGCTATGTAGCCAGAATTCATAATGCCGGAGTCGTGCCAGAATCCATACGAAACACATTTTTCGACAAGTACGTTACCGCAGGAAAGCCCGGTGGCACCGGATTGGGAACTTTTAGTGCAATGCTTATTGCACGATCGCATGGTGGCGATATTGAAATGCAGTCTTCAGAGGAGAGCGGGACAACCATTACGGTTCGACTGCCTTTAAGAGAAGAGTGTGTTACCCTTTGA
- a CDS encoding nucleoside deaminase, which translates to MTPYSVSDLSFSLDMPEWAVSALNTLPTHMPTPEERMAAVIEFSRQNFLRNTGGPFAAGVFERDSGRLVVIGVNRVMPYNCSSAHAEIMALSLAQKMLGTYDLGADGLPAHELVVNWRPCAMCFGAVMWSGVRSLVIAGSGPELEEITGFDEGPVSENWLEELDRRGISLTNDVLRDAAIAAYREFAASQNTVYNARQGK; encoded by the coding sequence ATGACACCGTATTCTGTTTCCGATCTTTCTTTCTCACTTGATATGCCTGAATGGGCCGTTTCAGCCCTTAATACACTGCCTACGCACATGCCGACCCCGGAAGAGCGGATGGCGGCGGTTATCGAATTTTCCCGGCAGAATTTTTTGCGCAATACGGGAGGACCGTTTGCCGCCGGAGTATTCGAGCGGGACTCCGGTCGGCTGGTGGTTATCGGAGTGAACAGGGTCATGCCGTACAACTGCTCGTCGGCGCATGCCGAAATTATGGCTCTGTCATTGGCGCAGAAGATGCTCGGAACCTATGATCTTGGCGCGGACGGGCTGCCTGCCCATGAACTGGTGGTCAACTGGAGGCCGTGTGCCATGTGTTTCGGAGCCGTGATGTGGTCCGGTGTGCGTTCTCTGGTTATTGCCGGTTCCGGGCCGGAACTGGAAGAAATCACCGGATTCGATGAGGGGCCGGTCAGTGAAAATTGGCTGGAAGAATTGGACCGGCGCGGTATTTCCCTGACAAATGACGTCTTGCGGGATGCGGCCATAGCCGCTTATCGAGAGTTTGCCGCTTCGCAGAATACTGTCTACAACGCGCGGCAAGGAAAGTAG
- a CDS encoding ribose-phosphate pyrophosphokinase: MHGELKIISGSASPKLADAICEHLGTKASPVLRERFSDGEIRIEIGENVRGDDVFVVQPTCSPVNFHLMELCLMLDALKRASASRVTAVVPYFGYARQDRKVVPRAPISAKMVADLLSTAGMQRLVTIDLHAGQIQGFFNCPVDNLFAAPALLEHLRERNDEDFVIISPDAGGVERARAYAKRLGASLAIVDKRRDAPNQAKAMHIIGDVKDKVAVVIDDMIDTAGTMCAAANVIMENGAKDVLACATHPVLSGPAIKRLEESAFSEVVVTDTIPLNEEAQGCAKIKQRSVASLLAKAINNVHTESSVSVLFV, encoded by the coding sequence ATGCACGGTGAGCTGAAAATCATCAGTGGGTCCGCAAGTCCAAAACTGGCCGACGCTATCTGTGAACATCTGGGGACAAAAGCTTCCCCGGTGCTGCGCGAGCGCTTCTCCGACGGTGAAATCCGTATTGAAATCGGTGAAAATGTCCGCGGTGATGACGTCTTTGTCGTTCAGCCCACCTGCTCTCCGGTCAACTTTCACCTCATGGAACTTTGCCTCATGCTGGACGCGCTCAAGCGCGCCAGCGCATCGCGCGTCACCGCAGTCGTACCGTACTTCGGCTATGCACGCCAGGACCGCAAGGTCGTTCCCCGTGCGCCCATTTCCGCCAAGATGGTCGCGGACCTGCTCTCCACAGCAGGCATGCAGCGCTTGGTAACCATTGACCTGCACGCAGGTCAGATTCAGGGCTTTTTCAACTGTCCGGTAGACAACCTGTTTGCTGCCCCGGCCCTGCTCGAACATCTGCGCGAACGCAATGATGAAGATTTCGTCATCATCTCACCTGACGCTGGCGGCGTGGAACGTGCTCGTGCCTATGCCAAACGCCTCGGCGCATCGCTGGCTATTGTGGATAAGCGCCGAGACGCCCCGAACCAGGCAAAGGCCATGCATATCATCGGTGATGTCAAAGACAAAGTCGCCGTCGTTATCGACGACATGATCGACACCGCAGGCACCATGTGTGCCGCTGCCAACGTCATCATGGAAAACGGTGCCAAGGACGTCCTGGCCTGTGCCACGCACCCGGTTCTGTCCGGCCCGGCTATCAAGCGCCTTGAAGAGTCCGCATTTTCCGAGGTGGTTGTCACTGACACCATCCCGCTCAACGAAGAAGCCCAGGGTTGCGCCAAGATCAAGCAGCGTTCCGTGGCTTCCCTGTTGGCAAAAGCTATTAATAACGTACACACGGAATCGTCCGTGTCCGTACTTTTCGTATAA